The nucleotide sequence CTGATTAGTGTCCCGTGTGATGTAATGCACACCTAACTCTTTAGCAAGCCTTCTTAAGTTGTAATGGCGCCTCCATGCCTGATGACCCGCCTCCTTACTGCGACGCTTGGCATGAGTCCCTCCGTCATCAAGGATGTAAATATTGAGCTTTTCTTTAGGGTATTGAATCTGAGTTGCTGCCGTCACCGTCATACGAACGATAGTTTCAGACTCATCATAAGTAGGAATAAAGATGTCGACGGAGGGATAAGAGGACTCGTCTTGAGATAAGGGAATAATTTCACTAGACATTGGCGAGAAGTTCACAAACATGTCTAGCAGAAATAAGGTGAAGCCATACAGCTCTGCCAGGAATAACAGGGCGGTGCCGATAAAGTCAAAGAAACCGTTATAAATTAAGGTGTCAAAAATACGCCATGCCATATAACGGCAACTAACAAAGAGCGCTAGAACAATGAATACAGAACGCCAAGGTTGATTACGGAAATACCTCACCTTCGACATTAGGAAGATGATGAAAAAAGAGCCCCAACCTAAATAGAGCTGGCCGCCAAGATTGAGTAATTCCTCGGCGAAGTAAATCATGAGACCAACACCAAAGGCAAACATGCATAAGCTTGCAGTGATTCTAAAATGACGATCGCGCATAAACATTAGCGATTTACCACTGCAATAAACCAGACCCAAAGTGCTTCCCAGCCTACAGTAAGTAAAAGAACTCCAAAGAACATTAGCAAAACTCCGGCAGCCAATTTCAAACCAAAGGAGCGAATTGGCTGAAGCTCCAAATCAATGCCATTAGGATCCTTATGGAGCCTTCCTGGATCAACTTCTGTTGGATTCCAAAAGACTTCATAGGCATTAAGGGCTCTATCCTCACCCGTTCTCAGTAACTGCCTTGTAAAGCGACATAGAAGTAAGTCTGGGTTTTTCAATGAATCATGCGCACCCTCAGATAGGTAAAGCTCTCCAGGGCCAGCAGCCTCAGCCATGAACGAGGCTAGTTGGATCGAGCGCTCCTCTTCCCTGAGCCCAGTAAATGGATTAATCAGAGTAACAACCCCAATCGAAGCTAAACATATAGGGTCTGAATGATTTTTTGCATTCAATGCATCCGCCTCTATTTGAATAGCCATAGCCGCTTGAGCTGCGAAACTGATTTGCTCAAATGAATAAATGATTTTTCCGCGAGACTCTTCAAATAGTGTGCCACGAAAATCTTTACAAATTCTTGAAATCAAAAGAAGTAGCTTCTCGCGAATGGCTTGAAGAGATGATTCATCCGTTGACTCAATATCACTCCTAGGAATGATTTGTATATGAAAGGCACTTAAAAAGTTACTCATCAGAAGAATGGAGATAAGTAGCGAATAAAGATGAGAACAATAGCCAGCACGATAATCATCACTGCTGCCGCTCCAAGATCTTTGATCTTTTTAATCTCAGGGTGCTCTTCCAAGGTAATGAGATCACAGATCTTTTCAATAGCTGTATTAAGAGCTTCAACCGCCAGCAAAACCAGGGATAGAACAGCTATTAATACGGTATATACATTTGGGCGATAACAAAAAAATCCGATAGCAATCACCGCAAGAATTAACTCTCTACGGGCCGCTTTTTGAAGGATGAGCTCTTTGGCACCATCAATTGCATTAATAGTTGCATGAATAATATTTCGCTTTTTTTGCATTACTATCAATTTTATTAGGAATATAAGCAATTCTATTAGCCTATTGAGTCCAAATCTCCGTTCGGTTACGGCCTTTAGACTTAGCCGCATACATGGCTTGGTCAGCCTTGGCATAAAAAGCCCTTAAAACCAGACTGGACTTGGTCTCTCCATCCATTTTGGGGCTGAAACTAGCGGCGCCGATACTGATTGATATAAAGACCTCTTTACCACCCACAAGGGCTGAAGGGGTAGAGAACACCCTTTTACGCAAGCGCTCAGCGACCTCAAAAGCACTCCCAATATCATCCCCTGGCAAAACAACGAAGAATTCCTCGCCCCCTACACGCCCGAAGATATCAACAACACGAAGCTCTTTTTGGCAGTGCTTCACAAGATTTGTCAGAACGATGTCACCTAGCGGATGGCCAAACTCATCATTAATATTTTTAAAGTGATCAATATCGAGCATAAGGAAAGCTACGGGCTCCCCATTACGTAAAGATCTCTCAATCTCCAATTCTGCTTGATGGAAAGTTTCTAATCGACTTAACGCTTGAGTTAATGAATCTGTCTTTGATATGTGATCGAGCAGGAAGTTATTTTCCTCTAACTCTAAAATAATTTTTTTGATTTGCATCAGCCCCAGAAAAAGCAGTACTGAAATAGAAAAGGCCAAGCCTGCATCCAGGAGATTGTAGTAGCCATCTAAATAAAAATGCAGAAGAGGAGTAATTCGCCTTCCTACCATCAAACCAAAACCGAGGGCTAAGGAGCCGCTAGCAAGACGATACGCCTTTGATTTCAAAAATATCTTGAGCGCAAAAATCGTTGCAAAAACTTGCGCAAGTAATGCCAAATAATATGCGCCGAGTGCAATCACTTTAATCATCATCGTTAATGCGTATCTAATATCTTTTGCAGTTCATTTCCGTTTTCAAGCAACTTGAATGCAGCCTCGACAACTTTCGTATCTAGCTTGATGCCTGCCTCAGCTTGAATTTCATCCATTGCCGAATTTAATCCCTTAGCAGGTCGATAGGGCCTATGGGTTGCCATTGCCTCGATCGTATCGGCTACGGCCAACACCCGTCCCTCCTGGCTGATCTGCTTGTCTTTCAAGCCCATTGGATAACCACTGCCATCTAAACGCTCATGATGTTGACGAACCATATCTGCGATTGGCCAGGGAAATGGAATATCTTTCAGAATTTGATAGCCAGCCTCTACGTGCCCTTGCACCATTTGCATTTCCAGGTCAGTCAATCGTGAGGGCTTGGTCAAAATTTCTGATGGTACTGCCATCTTGCCAATGTCATGCACCATTGCTGCCATATAGATAGCCTGAATACGCTCATTGTCCCAACCTAATTGACGGCCAATAGCCATCGCAATACTGGCTACCCTCTTTTGATGACCGGCAGTATAGGGATCGCGCCACTCCATGGTTTTGGACATAGCCTCAATAGTTGCGCGTAATGCAGTTGCCAGGCGTTCTTGCGTTAGTTCTTTTTCATGAATTTGGTCATCCAACTTATGTTGACGTTCAATGGAGCGCAGTCCAAATCCAATTTCTTTGGCAAGACTTTCAAATAACTGAACTTCAGAAGATCCAAATGTATTCGGAACTTTCGAATACACCATCAGAACACCAAAGGGCATCCCAGTAATACCATCAGGAATTGGACAGCCGATTGCCGAACGAATGCCAAACTCTTTGGCACGCTCGCGCCAAGCAACAAATCCAGGATCGATTTCATCATCGATAACTACGCTCGTTTTATTACTCCGAATGCAACTACCTGCAGGTCCGCGTCCAGTTACTTCAGCATTGGACCAGCTCACCACAATATCTTTAATATAGCCAGAGGCAACCCCAGCAACTCCAACTACTTTGACGGTCTTGAAGGCATCGCCCTGAGCTTGCCCTACCCAAGCCAGAATGTATGGACCTTGTGCAGCAATCGCCTGACAAACTTCTTGAATCAATAACTCAGTTGAATTAGCACGTGCTAGCGCAGCAGCTGCTTCCGAAAGTGCAGACAAAGCCCAGCCTCGCTTTTCTAACTCGTCACGAATGGCTAAATCAGAAGATAAGTTATGCTGATTTATAGGCTTTGTTTTCATGTTTTTATTATGGCTCTAAATCGCCCTAAAAATCTTTCAAATGCTAATAAATAGGCAGGGGGTTGAAAAACCTAAAAAGATCTAACCTTGCCTCTGAACCGGCTAGATCGGCCAGAAGTAAGAGATAAGAGCAAAAGAGATATGGGTGGCGAAAAGTAAAAAAGCTCCCATTGAGGAGCTTTTTTACTTTAATACTGTGGGGCGAACGACGGGGCTCGAACCCGCGACAACCAGAATCACAATCTGGGACTCTACCAACTGAGCTACGTCCGCCACTGAAGACCTAGATTATAGCTTTTTGCTCAAAATACTGTCAAAAACACCCTTTTAAGGCCCGCTATTAGGCGCTTTCGAACTCAAAGGCCGCCCAATCCCCAAGACATAAGCTCGCATCGATAAAGAAATCCAAGATGGCGGCCTTGCTCTGAACTTTGGCCAAGGCGTGATGATCTGAGAGACGTTGACGCCAATACCGTGATCCCGCCCGGCCATGAGCCAAGCCGAGGATATGTCTTGTAAAAGCCCCAATATAAAAAGGCTTGCCTTTGGCTTGGCATTCATCAAACCAAGCTTGCACTTGTTTAACCAAGGCAATCTGAATGCGGTGCCACTCGGTTTCACTAAAAAGATATCCAGCAGCATCGCCATCCGTGTTGATCATGTCATCCCAACCTAAGAGCAACGCAGGAAAATGATATGCAGCCCTTCCCACCATGAAACCATCAAAGTCATCCCAGTGGCCAGCAATTTGTTCATTAGTTTCCAAACCACCATTAAGCAATACTTTGAGATTCGGAAATTGCTTCTGCGCATCTACTCTGAGCTTTGCAGCTACTTCATAACGCAACGGTGGTTTGCTGCGATTCTCTTTTGGCGATAAACCTTTAAGCACTGCATTACGTGCATGAATGGTTACCTGACTGGCACCAGCATCGGCAACAGCAAGAATAAAGTTCAGCGCAAATTGGTAATCAGCTTCAGAATTTGCGGCATCCATCGAGTCCAAGCCCAGACGATGCTTTACGGAGATCGGAATATCAACCGCTCCCCTCATAGAGCGCACACAGTCTGCAACTAAATTAGGCTCAGCCATTAAGCAGGCGCCAAAGGCACCACGTTGCACGCGCTCTGAGGGGCAACCGCAATTGAGATCGATTTCATCGTAACCCCACTGTTGAGCTAGTTCGGCAGACCTTGCTAAGTCGCCGGGCTCTGAGCCGCCTAATTGCAAAACAACAGGATGTTGCTCTTGTGAATAATCTAAATGACGTGGCGCATCCCCATGCATGAGCGCACCAGAAGTGACCATCTCTGTATAAAGAACAGCCTCTTTAGTGAGCGTGCGATGAAACGAACGGCAATGGCGGTCCGTCCACTCCATCATGGGAGCTACGGCAAGCCTTTTCTTTGTTTGATTTTCCACAGACACTTTTTATCAATAATTTATTACTGATTATTTTAGTGTGTTTTGGCTGGAAGCCAAATAAAACCTGATCTCTGGAGTCTTCAAGAGAGATGATTGTAGAAATAAAAATGTATCAAGAAAAACTCAAGTCGCACTACTTATTTACATATTTCTAAAAACTATCAGAGCAATTTGTCCTAAATTTGCCCTAAATTCATCATACTTGTGATCATTAAAGCGGCTGCTAGACCCATGGCGGAC is from Polynucleobacter sp. MWH-S4W17 and encodes:
- a CDS encoding HD domain-containing phosphohydrolase — encoded protein: MKTKPINQHNLSSDLAIRDELEKRGWALSALSEAAAALARANSTELLIQEVCQAIAAQGPYILAWVGQAQGDAFKTVKVVGVAGVASGYIKDIVVSWSNAEVTGRGPAGSCIRSNKTSVVIDDEIDPGFVAWRERAKEFGIRSAIGCPIPDGITGMPFGVLMVYSKVPNTFGSSEVQLFESLAKEIGFGLRSIERQHKLDDQIHEKELTQERLATALRATIEAMSKTMEWRDPYTAGHQKRVASIAMAIGRQLGWDNERIQAIYMAAMVHDIGKMAVPSEILTKPSRLTDLEMQMVQGHVEAGYQILKDIPFPWPIADMVRQHHERLDGSGYPMGLKDKQISQEGRVLAVADTIEAMATHRPYRPAKGLNSAMDEIQAEAGIKLDTKVVEAAFKLLENGNELQKILDTH
- a CDS encoding diacylglycerol kinase, which gives rise to MQKKRNIIHATINAIDGAKELILQKAARRELILAVIAIGFFCYRPNVYTVLIAVLSLVLLAVEALNTAIEKICDLITLEEHPEIKKIKDLGAAAVMIIVLAIVLIFIRYLSPFF
- the dusA gene encoding tRNA dihydrouridine(20/20a) synthase DusA encodes the protein MENQTKKRLAVAPMMEWTDRHCRSFHRTLTKEAVLYTEMVTSGALMHGDAPRHLDYSQEQHPVVLQLGGSEPGDLARSAELAQQWGYDEIDLNCGCPSERVQRGAFGACLMAEPNLVADCVRSMRGAVDIPISVKHRLGLDSMDAANSEADYQFALNFILAVADAGASQVTIHARNAVLKGLSPKENRSKPPLRYEVAAKLRVDAQKQFPNLKVLLNGGLETNEQIAGHWDDFDGFMVGRAAYHFPALLLGWDDMINTDGDAAGYLFSETEWHRIQIALVKQVQAWFDECQAKGKPFYIGAFTRHILGLAHGRAGSRYWRQRLSDHHALAKVQSKAAILDFFIDASLCLGDWAAFEFESA
- a CDS encoding GGDEF domain-containing protein — its product is MMIKVIALGAYYLALLAQVFATIFALKIFLKSKAYRLASGSLALGFGLMVGRRITPLLHFYLDGYYNLLDAGLAFSISVLLFLGLMQIKKIILELEENNFLLDHISKTDSLTQALSRLETFHQAELEIERSLRNGEPVAFLMLDIDHFKNINDEFGHPLGDIVLTNLVKHCQKELRVVDIFGRVGGEEFFVVLPGDDIGSAFEVAERLRKRVFSTPSALVGGKEVFISISIGAASFSPKMDGETKSSLVLRAFYAKADQAMYAAKSKGRNRTEIWTQ